A window of the Electrophorus electricus isolate fEleEle1 chromosome 11, fEleEle1.pri, whole genome shotgun sequence genome harbors these coding sequences:
- the LOC118242244 gene encoding basic salivary proline-rich protein 2-like codes for MMQRGWFLAAEEAVVALNDGLSNQASGAVPPGPRGSPPRPEGQSPQARGAVPPGLRGSPARPERQSPQAREAVPPGPRGSPPRPERQSRQAREAVPPGPRGSPARPERQSPQARGAVPPGPRGSPPRPERQSRQAREAVPPGPRGSPPRPEGQSPQAREAVPPGPRGSPARPERQSPQAREAVPPGPRGSPPRPEGQSPQAREAVPPGPRGSPPRSERQSRQAREAVPPGPRGSPPRPERQSRQARGAVPPGPRGSPARPEGQSPQAREAVPPGPRGSPPRPEGQSTQARGAVPPRPERQSPQAREAVPPGPRSSPPRPEGQSTQARGAVPPGLRGSPPRPEGQSPQAREAVPPGPRGSPPRPEGQSPQAREAVPPGPRGSPPRPERQSRQAREAVPPGLRGILPSML; via the exons ATGATGCAGCGTGG ATGGTTTCTTGCTGCAGAGGAGGCAGTGGTGGCACTCAATGATGGACTCAGCAACCAGGCCTCAGGGGCAGTCCCCCCAGGCCCGAGAGGCAGTCCCCCCAGGCCCGAGGGGCAGTCCCCCCAGGCCCGAGGGGCAGTCCCCCCAGGCCTGAGAGGCAGTCCCGCCAGGCCCGAGAGGCAGTCCCCCCAGGCCCGAGAGGCAGTCCCGCCAGGCCCGAGAGGCAGTCCCCCCAGGCCCGAGAGGCAGTCCCGCCAGGCCCGAGAGGCAGTCCCCCCAGGCCCGAGAGGCAGTCCCGCCAGGCCCGAGAGGCAGTCCCCCCAGGCCCGAGGGGCAGTCCCCCCAGGCCCGAGGGGCAGTCCCCCCAGGCCCGAGAGGCAGTCCCGCCAGGCCCGAGAGGCAGTCCCCCCAGGCCCGAGAGGCAGTCCCCCCAGGCCCGAGGGGCAGTCCCCCCAGGCCCGAGAGGCAGTCCCCCCAGGCCCGAGAGGCAGTCCCGCCAGGCCCGAGAGGCAGTCCCCCCAGGCCCGAGAGGCAGTCCCGCCAGGCCCGAGAGGCAGTCCCCCCAGGCCCGAGGGGCAGTCCCCCCAGGCCCGAGAGGCAGTCCCGCCAGGCCCGAGAGGCAGTCCCCCCAGGTCCGAGAGGCAGTCCCGCCAGGCCCGAGAGGCAGTCCCCCCAGGCCCGAGGGGCAGTCCCCCCAGGCCCGAGAGGCAGTCCCGCCAGGCCCGAGGGGCAGTCCCCCCAGGCCCGAGGGGCAGTCCCGCCAGGCCCGAGGGGCAGTCCCCCCAGGCCCGAGAGGCAGTCCCCCCAGGCCCGAGAGGCAGTCCCCCCAGGCCCGAGGGGCAGTCCACCCAGGCCCGTGGGGCAGTCCCCCCTAGGCCCGAGAGGCAGTCCCCCCAGGCCCGAGAGGCAGTCCCCCCAGGCCCAAGAAGCAGTCCCCCCAGGCCCGAGGGGCAGTCCACCCAGGCCCGTGGGGCAGTCCCCCCAGGCCTGAGAGGCAGTCCCCCCAGGCCCGAGGGGCAGTCCCCCCAGGCCCGAGAGGCAGTCCCGCCAGGCCCGAGGGGCAGTCCCCCCAGGCCCGAGGGGCAGTCCCCCCAGGCCCGAGAGGCAGTCCCCCCAGGCCCGAGGGGCAGTCCCCCCAGGCCCGAGAGGCAGTCCCGCCAGGCCCGAGAGGCAGTCCCCCCAGGCCTGAGAGGCATTCTACCCAGCATGCTCTAA